Proteins encoded by one window of Lathyrus oleraceus cultivar Zhongwan6 chromosome 1, CAAS_Psat_ZW6_1.0, whole genome shotgun sequence:
- the LOC127106107 gene encoding uncharacterized protein LOC127106107, with protein MNPERKSIHNYKFVESQLAVLRGLGERLDLTHKDTFKEAYGNLLGILNTEVNITVVHTLVQFYDPPLRCFTFQYYQLASTLEEYSHILGIRIKNQVPYIRTKELPEYRDLAEALHLGKKEIKLNLKPKGGIHGFTSKFLLDKSITFTEAGSWTTFNAHLALLIYGIVLFQNMEEFVNLAAIHIFLTQNPIPTLLADTYYSIHVRTQKKKGTIVCCTPLLYRWFISNLPSKGPFVENKDNLKWSQRIMSLKAEDIPWYERRDQLQPEASIATTWISYDGQT; from the coding sequence ATGAACCCCGAGAGAAAGAGTATCCACAATTACAAGTTTGTGGAATCTCAGTTGGCTGTATTGAGAGGACTTGGGGAACGTTTAGACCTGACTCACAAAGACACCTTCAAGGAAGCATATGGTAACCTTCTGGGTATTCTGAACACCGAAGTCAACATCACTGTTGTGCACACcttggtgcagttctacgatccacCACTAAGGTGCTTTACTTTCCAATATTACCAGCTAGCGTCGACATTGGAAGAGTACTCTCATATTCTGGGTATTAGGATTAAGAACCAAGTGCCCTACATCCGCACTAAGGAACTTCCTGAATATCGAGATCTTGCTGAAGCTCTGCATTTGGGAAAGAAGGAAATAAAATTGAACCTGAAACCAAAGGGTGGAATCCATGGCTTCACCTCTAAGTTTCTCTTAGACAAATCTATCACCTTCACTGAAGCTGGGAGCTGGACGACCTTCAACGCCCATCTAGCTTTACTCATCTATGGGATTGTCCTATTTCAGAATATGGAGGAGTTCGTAAACTTGGCTGCTATTCACATCTTCTTGACTCAGAATCCGATTCCCACTCTTCTTGCTGATACTTACTATTCAATCCATGTGAGGACCCAGAAGAAGAAAGGGACTATCGTCTGTTGCACCCCTTTGCTGTATAGATGGTTTATTTCGAATCTACCCAGCAAAGGTCCTTTCGTTGAGAACAAAGATAACTTGAAATGGTCCCAGCGGATCATGTCCTTAAAAGCCGAAGACATCCCTTGGTACGAAAGGAGGGATCAACTACAACCCGAGGCTAGCATTGCGACAACTTGGATATCCTATGATGGACAAACCTGA